The following coding sequences are from one Melospiza melodia melodia isolate bMelMel2 chromosome 2, bMelMel2.pri, whole genome shotgun sequence window:
- the PRDX4 gene encoding peroxiredoxin-4 — MCGPSSSPPPPPLAAPRGRAVARRAMEAGGGAGARCPALLLLLLAAALGGEAEAEEPRPARQRGDEQCHYYAGGQVYPGEAARLPVSDHSLHLSQAKISKPAPYWEGTAVINGEFKELKLTDYEGKYLVFFFYPLDFTFVCPTEIIAFSDRIEEFRAINTEVVACSVDSKFTHLAWINTPRKQGGLGPMKIPLLSDLTHQISKDYGVYLEDQGHTLRGLFIIDNKRILRQITMNDLPVGRSVDETLRLVQAFQYTDKHGEVCPAGWKPGSETIIPDPAGKLKYFDKLN, encoded by the exons ATGTGCGGGCCAAGctcctccccgccgccgccgcccctcgcCGCGCCGCGGGGACGTGCAGTGGCTCGGCGGGCCATggaggcgggcggcggggccggggcccggtgccccgcgctgctgctgctcctgctggcggCGGCGCTGGGAGGCGAGGCGGAGGCGGAGGAGCCGCGGCCGGCGCGGCAGCGCGGGGACGAGCAGTGCCATTACTACGCGGGCGGGCAGGTGTACCCGGGGGAGGCGGCCCGGCTGCCGGTCTCCGACCACTCGCTGCACCTCAGCCAGGCCAAGA TCTCCAAGCCAGCACCTTACTGGGAGGGAACAGCAGTCATTAATGGAGAGTTTAAAGAGCTGAAGCTAACAGATTATGAAGGAAAATATCTTGTCTTCTTCTTCTATCCTCTTGACTT TACATTTGTCTGTCCAACTGAGATAATTGCCTTCAGTGACCGAATTGAAGAATTCAGAGCAATAAATACTGAAGTAGTAGCATGTTCTGTGGACTCAAAATTCACTCACTTAGCCTG GATTAATACTCCTCGTAAACAAGGAGGACTTGGACCAATGAAGATTCCTCTTCTTTCTGACCTGACACACCAGATTTCAAAGGATTATGGAGTGTATCTGGAAGATCAAGGACATACACTCAG AGGCCTTTTCATTATTGACAATAAGAGAATCCTTCGACAGATCACAATGAATGACCTTCCTGTTGGGAGATCAGTGGATGAAACACTTCGTTTAGTGCAAGCATTCCAGTACACAGACAAACATGGAGAAG tttgcccTGCTGGTTGGAAACCTGGCAGTGAAACA ATAATTCCAGATCCAGCTGGAAAACTGAAGTATTTTGATAAACTAAACTGA